A stretch of Aspergillus nidulans FGSC A4 chromosome VI DNA encodes these proteins:
- a CDS encoding protein vps19 (transcript_id=CADANIAT00009928), which produces MSRRTLGGGRILGSANTRTTATLSSPQIRPNNILSPSASTLSLNSQASASQLSSETQDLTSRISLDNGSAPLPAAPAATGAQLSCPICSEEMVTLLQLNRHLDDVHHNLEDDRQDEVKDWFKTQMEKAKRFQPLAVLNQKLKGLDVFESNENHQALTGASRPSGLSQNHQSQSFLHEAQPRPPDPEEIITKEHWQPRGFYDTCLEPSCGQRLNATNGCVNCRKCGKLFCEEHTMYQMKLSRSAQHEPVRGLWYRVCETCYKSREGYNDHNGLVRDRMDEFKAIRKPIVDKSLLEVSRLEKRLTRLTQLLASLSPEQLQSNKLWPIPFQHDERKALEQTVVSWQDDTSVTRCPFCQQDFSSYTFRRHHCRTCGRVVCGDVLTGCSVEVPLSVTPLSKAYLEKSVNVGSLNIDIRLCKECKSTLFDRSDFEADVARKPADVRAYENLRQFERGIRLLMPKFQKLLTTLQNPRRPPSAAQLAEASKVRKRLTDSFTQYDTAARRIRDLPTNSTTQQRLQKAIYQQATNFLHLHMLPLKTLPKILKHATPDGSQPSSSSSPDSPGGASVEGHRRQNSALAAVKSGKVAASISNSSIASEASSAVSALEAEEKALRERLIVLEEQKFFVSEMIADANRRRKFDEVSSLAMNIEDLSREIDRVNGLLDGLDFEGAYMGNHT; this is translated from the exons ATGTCCCGGAGGACGCTGGGCGGAGGTCGTATCTTGGGCTCCGCGAACACTCGTACTACAGCAACATTATCATCCCCCCAAATACGACCGAATAACATCCTGTCACCCTCCGCCAGTACCCtatccctcaattcccagGCTTCAGCGTCGCAGCTTTCATCCGAGACCCAGGACTTGACTTCCCGCATCTCACTGGATAATGGGAGCGCCCCGTTACCTGCGGCTCCGGCTGCGACCGGGGCTCAGCTATCCTGCCCGATTTGCAGCGAAGAGATG GTCACATTGCTGCAGCTAAACAG ACACCTCGACGACGTTCATCATAACCTAGAGGACGACCGACAAGATGAAGTTAAGGATTGGTTCAAGACGCAgatggagaaggcgaagcgcTTTCAGCCGTTGGCTGTGTTGAACCAGAAGCTCAAGGGGCTGGACGTATTCGAATCGAATGAGAACCACCAAGCTCTGACAGGCGCAAGTCGGCCATCCGGTCTTTCGCAGAATCACCAATCTCAGAGCTTCCTGCATGAAGCGCAACCCAGGCCACCCGACCCGGAGGAGATCATAACGAAGGAGCATTGGCAACCTCGTGGATTCTACGATACTTGTCTCGAGCCGTCGTGTGGGCAGCGGCTTAACGCTACAAATGGCTGTGTGAACTGCCGGAAATGCGGAAAGCTATTTTGCGAGGAGCATACGATGTATCAAATGAAGCTTTCTAGATCTGCGCAACATGAGCCAGTGCGGGGTTTGTGGTATAGAGTCTGCGAGACTTGCTATAAATCGCGGGAGGGGTATAATGATCATAACG GTCTGGTCAGAGATCGCATGGACGAGTTCAAAGCCATAAGGAAGCCTATTGTGGACAAGTCTTTGCTGGAAGTATCTCGGTTAGAGAAGCGTCTGACGAGGCTCACGCAGCTATTAGCTAGCCTTTCACCAGAGCAGCTTCAGTCGAATAAGCTCTGGCCTATTCCATTCCAGCATGATGAGCGCAAGGCTCTCGAGCAGACGGTTGTTAGCTGGCAGGATGATACTAGCGTGACAAGGTGTCCATTCTGCCAACAGGATTTCTCTAGTTATACCTTTCGAAGGCATCACTGCCGCACTTGCGGGCGAGTCGTTTGCGGTGATGTCTTGACGGGATGTTCTGTTGAAGTTCCGCTAAGCGTAACACCAT TGTCGAAAGCCTATTTAGAAAAATCAGTCAACGTTGGTTCCCTGAACATCGACATCAGGCTCTGCAAAGAGTGCAAGTCAACGCTATTTGACAGAAGTGATTTCGAGGCTGACGTTGCGCGAAAACCTGCGGACGTTAGGGCATATGAGAATCTTCGACAATTCGAAAGAGGGATTCGACTGCTTATGCCTAAATTTCAGAAACTCCTCACCACTTTACA AAACCCCAGGCGTCCGCCCTCAGCCGCTCAATTAGCGGAAGCGTCAAAAGTCCGCAAACGATTGACCGATTCTTTCACACAGTATGATACAGCTGCTAGGCGGATCCGCGACCTACCGACGAATTCTACCACTCAGCAGCGTCTTCAGAAAGCTATTTACCAACAAGCTACCAacttcctccatcttcacaTGCTGCCCTTAAAGACCTTGCCTAAAATCTTGAAACACGCCACCCCGGACGGCAGTCAGCCAAGTTCCTCAAGCTCTCCTGATAGTCCGGGCGGCGCATCAGTGGAAGGTCATCGCCGACAAAACTCTGCTCTGGCTGCAGTCAAGAGCGGTAAAGTCGCTGCCAGCATTAGCAATAGCAGCATAGCCAGCGAAGCCAGTAGCGCTGTGTCCGCGCTGGAAGCGGAGGAAAAGGCCCTGCGGGAACGACTGATCGTACTGGAGGAGCAAAAGTTCTTCGTTTCCGAGATGATTGCAGACGCGAATCGACGACGTAAGTTCGACGAGGTCAGCAGTCTCGCAATGAACATTGAGGATCTCTCTAGGGAGATCGATCGCGTCAATGGCTTGCTGGACGGTCTGGACTTTGAAGGTGCCTATATGGGCAACCACACATAA
- a CDS encoding uncharacterized protein (transcript_id=CADANIAT00009927), translating into MSMDAGGLAQMTYNSSFNNGPSLGAPGSGFGSRRKAPNVKRLNVPPPHISTIDESQASATVATPRTSRSHLLAGLRTAPKSATVPSNNQRRQHLGLEGDRYGHFLNRTAERNVPQTATGTGFPRHSLMMNQGLDTNAGHPMYTLPEQVLAPPAIDFPTDVPMDDNLYAELMSTNLFLAAQQQRLQQQLLSVTAAAQQFQGLSLGASLAQQQQDYSQMSVPSMGFYQQQLQQGVQPVVQPVAGQPGLFSVYNPLTGQINYIYDNNTQQDLSPPYQSEEEVPSPPLHVPSFRAEVSPPLESIKSPVTVSEEVSSSGAPTSEDGIAPLPPPSANAFRRAHKKNTSFGPGPRTGIDTNKANSAAHITGPRTAPILTPATGTFGPGQGRAGEHPVRQPRGPPSLEELVAKPTSRHEGSKNFATRQRRRAVHNLVRAGIERRGDSRSLGHSSGGTNTPASEKEFTFSDNDDATVRSASLSSKPSLGSLRAVANGAIGSERKEKSSRERKSPDSPFSTNSLNEKDGYFAGKFAEHPSPENGSPSIAAVVAGQKTVAQGTDRRKTPMLVLSSAEKRKTPIV; encoded by the coding sequence ATGAGTATGGACGCTGGCGGTCTTGCTCAGATGACTTACAACTCATCTTTCAATAATGGCCCGTCGCTCGGTGCTCCTGGATCCGGCTTCGGATCCCGGAGGAAGGCTCCCAATGTCAAGCGCTTGAATGTGCCCCCGCCACATATCTCGACCATTGATGAGTCGCAGGCTTCTGCGACGGTTGCTACCCCACGGACCAGTCGCTCCCATCTTTTGGCGGGTTTGAGAACTGCGCCCAAGTCAGCTACCGTCCCCTCTAACAACCAGCGCCGGCAGCACCTCGGTCTAGAAGGAGACCGGTATGGCCATTTCCTCAATCGCACTGCCGAACGCAACGTCCCCCAAACTGCGACGGGAACTGGATTCCCACGACACTCATTGATGATGAACCAAGGACTCGACACCAACGCGGGTCATCCTATGTATACCTTGCCGGAGCAGGTCCTCGCACCTCCGGCTATTGATTTTCCTACTGACGTCCCCATGGACGACAATCTGTATGCGGAACTGATGTCTACCAACCTCTTCCTTGCTGCCCAGCAACAGCGTTTGCAACAGCAACTGCTCAGTGTCACCGCTGCTGCCCAACAGTTCCAGGGTTTGAGCCTGGGTGCGAGtcttgctcaacagcagcaggactaCTCCCAGATGTCCGTACCCAGTATGGGTTTCtatcagcagcagcttcagcagggTGTGCAGCCAGTGGTTCAGCCTGTTGCTGGTCAGCCAGGGCTGTTCTCCGTCTACAACCCGTTGACTGGTCAGATTAATTATATTTATGACAACAACACGCAGCAAGATCTCTCTCCGCCTTATCAGtccgaggaggaggtccCCTCCCCCCCACTGCACGTTCCATCTTTCAGGGCCGAGGTTTCGCCACCTCTTGAATCGATCAAATCGCCCGTGACCGTGTCTGAAGAGGTGTCTTCCAGCGGCGCCCCAACTTCTGAAGATGGCATTGCGCCCCTTCCTCCGCCATCTGCCAATGCTTTCCGCAGGGCTCACAAGAAGAACACATCTTTTGGGCCAGGACCCAGGACCGGCATTGACACCAACAAAGCTAACAGCGCCGCTCATATCACCGGTCCCAGGACTGCCCCGATCCTGACTCCTGCCACTGGAACCTTTGGTCCAGGTCAGGGTCGTGCTGGGGAGCACCCCGTCCGTCAACCTCGTGGCCCGCCGTCGCTTGAGGAACTAGTTGCTAAACCAACCTCAAGGCACGAAGGAAGCAAAAATTTTGCCACCCGTCAGCGTCGCCGTGCCGTCCATAACTTGGTGCGTGCAGGTATCGAGCGCCGCGGAGATTCTCGAAGCCTAGGACACAGCAGCGGGGGCACCAACACTCCTGCAAGCGAGAAAGAATTCACCTTCTCCGATAATGACGATGCCACGGTTCGCAGTGCTAGCCTTTCGAGCAAACCCAGTCTAGGCAGTCTGCGCGCTGTTGCCAACGGTGCCATTGGCtctgagaggaaggagaaatcCTCCCGGGAGCGCAAGTCGCCGGACAGTCCGTTTAGCACAAACTCCCTCAACGAGAAAGACGGGTATTTTGCAGGCAAGTTCGCAGAACACCCTTCACCCGAGAATGGATCGCCAtccattgctgctgtcgtcgcTGGTCAGAAGACGGTAGCCCAGGGTACGGATAGGCGCAAGACTCCTATGCTTGTGCTGTCGAGCGCCGAAAAGCGCAAGACTCCGATTGTGTGA
- a CDS encoding ion-transporting P-type ATPase SPF1 (transcript_id=CADANIAT00009926) produces MTKWNINIRTLFTTTKARSPDSAQLIKVIPEANSGSAEICRLQRDTLGGVTTISFLFQKRRFIFYPERKCFAPLSYVLDAEPKPALKTFQDCEGLTTKAEIERVQHHYGDNTFDIPVPGFIELWQEHAVAPFFVFQIFCVGLWMLDEYWYYSLFTLFMLVMFESTVVWQRQRTLNEFRGMNIKPYDVWVYRERKWQEITSDKLLPGDLMSVNRTKEDGGVACDILLIEGSVIVNEAMLSGESTPLLKESVQLRPGDDLIEPDGLDKNAFVHGGTKVLQITHPNTTNGDESQQKTSKVGAPPDNGAVGVVVKTGFETSQGSLVRTMIYSTERVSANNAEALLFILFLLIFALAASWYVWQEGVSKDRKRSKLLLDCVLIITSVVPPELPMELSLAVNTSLAALSKFAIFCTEPFRIPFAGRVDVACFDKTGTLTGEDLVVDGVAGLALGQPGAKVEKDGAHTELSKGSSIPVDTTLVLASAHALVKLDEGEVVGDPMEKATLQWLGWTLGKNDVLTSKSGLATGAARSPESVQVKRRFQFSSALKRQSTIATVVIQDRKTSKKVKSTFVGVKGAPETIETMLVNTPPNYEETFKYFTRNGARVLALAYKYLSSEAELSQGRINNYTREEIESELIFAGFLVLQCPLKDDAIKAVRMLNESSHRVVMITGDNPLTAVHVARQVEIVDREVLILDAPEHDTSGTKVVWRSIDDKINIDVDPTKPLDKEILKTKDICITGHALAKFKDQKALPDLLRHTWVYARVSPKQKEDILLGLKDAGYTTLMCGDGTNDVGALKQAHVGVALLNGSPEDLTRIAEHYRTTKMKEIYEKQVNMMQRFNQPPPPVPAQIAHLYPPGPGNPHYQKAMEREAAKRGAKDAANQPEAIPTITSPGAQALQQSNLTPQQQRQQQAQQAAAGFADKLTSTMMEQELDDNEPPTIKLGDASVAAPFTSKLANVIAIPNILRQGRCTLVATIQMYKILALNCLISAYSLSVIYLDGIKFGDGQVTISGMLMSVCFLSISRAKSVEGLSKERPQPNIFNVYIIGSVLGQFAIHIATLIYLSNYVYSIEPRDTDVDLEGEFEPSLLNSAIYLLQLIQQISTFSINYQGRPFRESIRENKAMYWGLVAASGVAFSCATEFVPELNEKLRLVPFSNEFKVTLTVLMALDYAGCWVIENVLKRLFSDFRPKDIAVRRPDQLQREAERKNKEALEKASTNGQPRVA; encoded by the exons ATGACAAAATGGAATATCAACATCCGAACGCTGTTTACGACAACCAAGGCTCGGTCCCCTGATTCTGCCCAGCTTATCAAGGTCATACCGGAAGCCAACTCCGGCTCCGCCGAGATCTGTCGCTTGCAGCGGGATACGCTCGGAGGAGTTACTACAATCTCATTCCTGTTTCAGAAACggcgcttcatcttctatcCTGAACGTAAATGCTTTGCACCTTTGTCGTACGTTCTGGATGCGGAACCTAAGCCCGCTCTCAAGACTTTCCAGGACTGTGAAGGATTGACAACGAAGGCTGAAATCGAACGCGTACAGCATCATTATGGAGATAATACGTTTGATATCCCCGTACCTGGGTTTATTGAATTGTGGCAAGAGCATGCAGTAGCGCCCTTCTTCGTTTTCCAGATTTTCTGTGTTGGATTGTGGATGTTGGATGAGTACTGGTACTACTCCCTTTTTACCCTCTTCATGCTTGTCATGTTTGAGAGCACAGTTGTCTGGCAGCGACAGAGAACTCTGAACGAGTTCCGCGGCATGAACATTAAACCTTATGACGTTTGGGTCTATCGTGAGCGCAAGTGGCAGGAAATCACCAGTGACAAATTGCTCCCTGGTGACTTGATGTCGGTTAACCGTACCAAGGAAGACGGGGGTGTTGCCTGCGATATTCTTCTCATTGAGGGCAGTGTCATTGTGAACGAAGCCATGCTCTCTGGAGAAAGTACACCACTTCTTAAAGAATCGGTTCAGCTTAGGCCTGGCGATGATCTGATTGAGCCCGACGGACTGGATAAAAATGCGTTCGTTCACGGTGGTACCAAGGTTCTGCAGATCACTCATCCGAATACCACAAACGGCGATGAATCGCAGCAGAAAACTTCGAAGGTCGGTGCTCCTCCTGACAATGGAGCTGTTGGTGTTGTCGTGAAGACCGGCTTCGAAACTAGCCAAGGTAGCCTTGTTCGTACTATGATTTACTCTACGGAGCGTGTCTCTGCAAACAACGCAGAAGCTTTACttttcattcttttcctgcttaTTTTCGCccttgctgcttcttggtaTGTCTGGCAAGAAGGTGTTTCCAAGGACCGCAAGCGATCGAAACTGCTTCTGGACTGTGTTCTTATCATCACAAGCGTTGTCCCCCCTGAACTTCCCATGGAGCTGAGTCTCGCCGTCAACACCAGTTTGGCTGCGCTGAGCAAGTTCGCCATCTTCTGCACCGAACCTTTCCGGATTCCGTTTGCGGGCCGCGTTGATGTCGCATGTTTTGATAAGACCGGGACTCTGACGGGCGAAGACTTAGTCGTCGATGGCGTTGCAGGTCTGGCTCTCGGACAGCCTGGCGCAAAGGTCGAAAAGGATGGTGCACATACAGAACTCAGCAAGGGCAGCAGTATTCCAGTTGATACTACACTTGTTCTTGCCAGCGCTCATGCTCTGGTCAAACTGGATGAAGGCGAAGTAGTCGGCGACCCGATGGAAAAGGCAACCCTTCAATGGCTTGGCTGGACTTTGGGCAAGAATGATGTACTCACAAGCAAAAGTGGATTGGCGACGGGTGCTGCTCGCTCTCCTGAGTCAGTTCAGGTTAAGAGACGTTTCCAGTTCTCTTCTGCGTTAAAGCGACAGAGCACAATCGCAACGGTTGTCATTCAAGACCGTAAGACATCCAAGAAGGTTAAGTCTACGTTCGTTGGAGTCAAGGGTGCACCAGAGACAATTGAGACTATGCTTGTCAACACTCCACCGAACTACGAGGAGACTTTCAAGTACTTCACTCGTAACGGTGCCCGTGTGCTTGCCCTTGCCTATAAATACCTTTCTTCCGAGGCTGAACTTTCCCAAGGACGGATCAACAACTACACTAGGGAAGAGATTGAGTCCGAGCTCATTTTCGCCGGTTTCCTCGTTCTGCAATGCCCCTTGAAGGACGACGCTATAAAGGCAGTGCGCATGCTCAACGAGAGCAGCCACCGAGTTGTCATGATTACTGGAGACAATCCCCTCACTGCCGTTCACGTTGCCCGGCAGGTCGAAATTGTGGACCGTGAAGTTCTTATTCTTGACGCTCCTGAACATGACACTTCGGGCACTAAAGTGGTTTGGCGAAGCATTGATGACAAGATCAACATTGATGTCGATCCTACGAAGCCCTTGGATAAAGAGATTCTAAAAACTAAGGACATTTGTATTACTGGTCACGCTCTTGCGAAGTTCAAGGATCAGAAGGCTCTGCCAGATCTTTTGCGCCATACCTGGGTTTACGCTCGTGTCTccccgaagcagaaggaggatatcctccttgGACTCAAGGATGCCGGATACACAACCTTGATGTGCGGCGATGGCACCAACGATGTTGGTGCCCTTAAGCAAGCTCACGTCGGTGTCGCCCTATTGAACGGCTCACCGGAGGATCTGACCAGGATTGCTGAACATTATCGCACGAccaagatgaaggagatttATGAGAAACAGGTGAATATGATGCAACGATTCAACCAACCTCCGCCACCAGTCCCTGCACAGATTGCTCATCTCTACCCACCCGGCCCCGGCAATCCTCACTACCAAAAAGCTATGGAGAGAGAGGCAGCCAAGCGTGGCGCCAAAGATGCTGCGAACCAGCCTGAAGCTATCCCCACGATTACATCGCCCGGTGCACAAGCGCTACAACAATCCAATTTGAcccctcaacaacaacgcCAGCAGCAAGCTCAACAGGCAGCTGCCGGATTCGCCGACAAGCTTACCTCGACCATGATGGAGCAGGAGCTCGACGACAATGAGCCTCCCACTATCAAACTCGGAGACGCCTCCGTTGCTGCTCCATTTACCAGTAAACTGGCGAATGTCATTGCCATCCCCAATATCCTTCGCCAAGGCCGCTGCACCCTCGTTGCGACAATTCAAATGTATAAGATTCTGGCTTTGAACTGTCTGATCAGCGCCTACAGTCTAAGTGTTATCTATCTTGATGGTATTAAGTTCGGTGACGGTCAAGTCACTATCAGTGGTATGCTGATGAGTGTCTGCTTCCTCTCAATTTCCCGTGCCAAG TCTGTTGAGGGTCTGTCCAAGGAACGCCCACAGCCAAACATTTTCAACGTCTACATCATTGGCTCTGTTCTTGGACAATTTGCTATCCATATCGCGACTTTGATCTACCTGTCCAACTATGTGTACAGCATTGAACC ACGGGACACTGATGTCGACCTGGAGGGCGAGTTTGAACCATCACTCCTCAACAGTGCTATCTACCTTCTTCAGCTCATCCAGCAAATTTCCACATTCTCCATCAACTATCAGGGTCGTCCGTTCAGAGAATCCATTCGCGAGAACAAAGCCATGTACTGGGGATTGGTTGCCGCATCCGGTGTTGCATTCTCTTGCGCAACTGAATTTGTTCCGGAGCTAAATGAGAAACTCCGTCTCGTCCCCTTCAGCAACGAGTTCAAGGTCACTTTGACAGTCTTGATGGCTCTTGACTATGCTGGTTGTTGGGTGATTGAGAACGTGCTCAAAAGACTCTTCAGCGACTTCCGCCCCAAGGATATCGCTGTGCGCCGCCCAGACCAGCTCcagcgagaagctgaacgcaagaacaaggaggCTCTAGAAAAGGCCTCGACAAACGGGCAGCCAAGGGTTGCTTAG